A part of Haloarchaeobius sp. HME9146 genomic DNA contains:
- a CDS encoding YkgJ family cysteine cluster protein produces the protein MESLEAELKRARDLDVASLADAIEDIGFECTRCGACCTSEAEDPHTATVFPDEVREVQETTEYDWRDVARPMPYGLTENSDGNVEGETFEWALQTDSCGDCTFYTEDDDGVGACSVHGSRPLICQTYPFSVALSGTSQPMGEAVDESGIVRAHECEGLGRDITRDDAEELAAALKERAVRELEEAIGVRDNYDPDAAASEPVVVHDSEGAKRPDGTRTE, from the coding sequence ATGGAGTCACTCGAAGCGGAACTCAAGCGTGCCAGGGACCTCGACGTCGCCAGCCTCGCCGACGCCATCGAGGACATCGGCTTCGAGTGCACACGCTGTGGGGCCTGCTGCACGTCGGAAGCCGAGGACCCACACACCGCGACCGTCTTCCCCGACGAGGTTCGCGAGGTGCAGGAGACGACGGAGTACGACTGGCGTGACGTGGCCCGGCCGATGCCCTACGGCCTGACCGAGAACTCCGATGGGAACGTGGAAGGCGAGACGTTCGAGTGGGCGCTCCAGACCGACTCCTGTGGCGACTGCACCTTCTACACCGAAGACGACGACGGCGTCGGTGCGTGTTCGGTCCACGGCTCTCGCCCGCTCATCTGCCAGACCTACCCCTTCAGCGTCGCACTTTCGGGGACGAGCCAGCCGATGGGCGAGGCAGTAGACGAGTCCGGCATCGTTCGCGCCCACGAGTGCGAGGGCCTGGGCCGGGACATCACCCGCGACGATGCTGAAGAACTGGCCGCGGCGCTCAAGGAGCGGGCAGTGCGAGAACTCGAAGAAGCAATCGGTGTGCGGGACAACTACGACCCGGACGCGGCGGCGAGCGAGCCGGTGGTCGTCCACGACTCAGAAGGCGCTAAACGGCCGGACGGAACGAGAACCGAGTGA